The Changchengzhania lutea genomic sequence CCATTAATTTTGCGAACTAAGGATCGATCAAACTTATTTTTTTATTCGTTTTATCTGTTTTGGTTGCTTACTATAAACCATTCTGCAATGAGAATAGCTGCTCCAGCATTTCTGTATGGTTTGTGCCTATTAAATATAACATATGAAAAAAATCCTGTACATAGGAAACCAGTTATCACAAAAAGGTAAAACCGCTACCGCTATTGATACGCTTGGGGATTTGTTAATTGCTGAAGGATTTGTGGTCAAGAGAGCTTCCAACAAAAAAAACAGGGTTTTAAGATTACTGGATATGTTGTTTAGTGTTTTAAAATTCTCGAATAAAACCGATTTGGTTTTAATAGATACCTACAGTACTCATAATTTTTATTATGCTTATTTCGTGAGTCAATTGTGCAGGGTATTACGTTTGAAATATATTCCTATTCTTCATGGGGGTGATTTACCACAGAGAATAAAAAAAAGCCCTAAATTAAGTAGGGCTATATTTAGTCATGCGCATATTATTGTGGCACCTTCATTATATACAAAATCAAGATTTGAAGCCTTAGGTTATAACAATTTGATTTGTATTCCAAACGCTATTGAAATTAAAGATTATGAATATCGAAAACGGATTATAGATACACCCAAATTACTTTGGGTGCGTACATTTGCCAAAATATATAATCCGTTATTAGCCATAAAAATTTTAAAAGATTTAAAAGATAAAGGACTAAACGCACAATTATGTATGGTGGGTCCCGAAAAAGATGAAACTTTAGAAGATGCTAAAGCATTGGCAAAATCATTAGATCTCGACATTAATTTTACGGGCAAATTATCAAAACACGAATGGATAAAGTTATCAAAATATTACAATATATTTATAAATACCACAAATGTTGATAACATGCCCGTTAGCGTTATTGAGGCCATGGCACTTGGTCTTCCTATTGTTTCTACAAATGTTGGAGGATTGCCTTATTTGATTGAAAACGACAAAGATGGTATCCTGGTAAATGCCGAAGCAATTGATGAATTTCTAAAGGCGATAGATGATTTAATGAATAATCCTGAAAAAGTGAAAAGAATTAGCATTAATGCCAGGGCTAAGGCCGAAAGTTTTCAATGGAATACCATTAAACACCTATGGTTTGAGATCTTACGCTGAATCATCGTCAAATTAAATTAACTTATTATCTTTACTGGTATCCAAATTACTCATCTCTCATGTCTAATTCGAGTATCCATTTTAATATTTCTGAACGCAAAATTTTACTCAGGATAATAGATATTCTATCTATACTGTTCGTGTTATACTTTGTAAGTAACACGTTCAATTTTGATTATTTTACCATAACCAAAGAGAATTGGAGATGGGTTTTTGTTCTAATAATATAT encodes the following:
- a CDS encoding glycosyltransferase family 4 protein, with the translated sequence MKKILYIGNQLSQKGKTATAIDTLGDLLIAEGFVVKRASNKKNRVLRLLDMLFSVLKFSNKTDLVLIDTYSTHNFYYAYFVSQLCRVLRLKYIPILHGGDLPQRIKKSPKLSRAIFSHAHIIVAPSLYTKSRFEALGYNNLICIPNAIEIKDYEYRKRIIDTPKLLWVRTFAKIYNPLLAIKILKDLKDKGLNAQLCMVGPEKDETLEDAKALAKSLDLDINFTGKLSKHEWIKLSKYYNIFINTTNVDNMPVSVIEAMALGLPIVSTNVGGLPYLIENDKDGILVNAEAIDEFLKAIDDLMNNPEKVKRISINARAKAESFQWNTIKHLWFEILR